TTTTTTCTTCAATGAATTCAAATCTTTTGCTTAACATGTTATTCTTTCCAGAAGATGGAACTCAAATTATAAGTTCTGGTAATGAAGCATGTTTCAGATGCGGTAAAATGTATTAAGTGATTTCTTTGTAGAGAACATTTTCTTGGAACAAGTTACCTGATACCTTGTGCTAGTGAGAGATAGTATGTATCCGGTGGATTAGTCAACGAAATTCCACTCATAAGTAGGTTCACATCGTGATCTAAGTTCCATTTCCGTGCGAGAAAGCTGGTGATCTAAAACAAGTATGTTTGTGTGGCTATAAATAATCTCATTAAGGgtgaaatgaatatttttaaaattaacttgTTACCaaatatagaaatgtgtcaTTCTTTCTGTGattgactaaaaaggaaaatgtCAATCCTTTTTTGTTGACCACCCAAGATTATGGTAGGGTACCTCCGCCTTTAATCAAAGACTAGTGTTCAAACAGGTACTGAACAACGTGtggaaacaaaaaaagaaaaaattatttttttgttaaagtCATAAAAAAAAAGGTGTCAATTATGAAGGCCAAATATGTTCTTCAAAAGAACACTTTTTAACTGTTCATTCCATATTGGCAACTATGATAGTAAACAAAGTAAGAATTTCATTTCTCTAAAAATTGACTAAATGCAATTTGTGCCATACTTAAAACACCACAATAATATACTTTATACTTGGTAGATTTTTagcaaaattttgaattttctttaagttagtaaaaaaattcaagaattgagCTATGGAGAAATCACCAGAGGAAGCACACCCTGTTGAGGCTTTTGGTTGGGCTGCTAGAGACACTTCTGGATTCCTCTCCCCATTCAAATTCTTTAGAAGGTACATATTTCTTTTAATAATCATGATGTTCAGGTCTATCGGAAACCGTCTCTCTACCTCACAAAGGCCTGAGTACATCCTAGTCTCGTAGACCTCGCTTGTGGGATTACAAGGgtatgttttttgtttttttttaatcatgacGTTCAGCGCAAGCTTGTGCGTACCTTGACTAATTCCACGGGTCCTGCTACCTCCCATCACATAAGTAACTCTGTCCACCGAGACTATGGACAGATAGGAAGAATCTCTAGTTTGCCTCTGCATATTAGTACAAGTTggaaaaatcatatttaaagttctttttgttttgttttgtccTGAAGCATTGAGTCGAAAAGACACTGGAAGATCAAGGTTCAACGTTATTCGAAATCACATTATTATCCattgaagaaatcaagattGTGTTGTTCTTTAACCTCTTGAATGCATTGTTCAATAATGTTGTCTTAACCTCTTGAATGCATTGTTCAATAATGTTGTCATGTTCATCTTAACAGTTCAAATGATGTGGTTGCAGGGCAGCGGGCGATAAGGATGTTAAATTGAAGGTTCTTTATTGTGGTATCTGTCATTCTGATATTCATCAATTGAAGAATGAATGGGGATCTTCTCTATACCCTCTAGTCCCCGGGTATGGTCTCAATTTTATTGGTGTCTTGATGTGCATTCTTAAAGTTGAAGCTTTAAGTTGTCAGTTGAGGCCAAGTTAAAGTGCCTATCTATGTATTATGCGTAATGATTAAGTGTCTTGGCTCAATCCTTTGCTATCTCCAAGTTCAATAGCTCTATTAGTTTTTCATAGTTCAACTTGAATTTTAACTCTTATAGCTTAATTGATGGATGTAGACATGAAATCGTGGGCGAAGTAACTGAGGTTGGGAGGAAGGTAGAGAAGTTCACCGTTGGGGAGAAAGTTGCTGTCGGGGGATATTGTGGATCATGTCGATCTTGTGAAGACTGCACGAACAATCTTGAGAATTATTGCTCCAAAGGAATAGCTACCTACAATGCAATCTACAATGACGGAACACCAACGTATGGAGGCTACTCAGACATGATAGTTATAGATGAACATTTTGTGTTTCATGTACCAGAAAACTTGCCCCTAGCTGCAGCAGCCCCTCTGCTTTGTGCTGGAATTACAATGTACAGCCCATTGAGATACTTTGGACTAGACAAACCGGGCATTCATATTGGTGTAGTAGGCCTTGGCGGACTTGGTCATGTTGGTGTCAAGTTTGCCAAGGCCATGGGGCTAAAGGTGACTGTGATTAGTACATCTCGAAGAAAGCAGAACGAAGCTCTTGAATGTCTCGGTGCTGATTCGTTTTTGGTTAGCACTGATCTGGATCAGCTGCAGGTAAGTACTTGCACCATCTACTGTTATGAAACTAACATTTTGGTACTCAACTTTGGTTCCTATATTCATAGGGTGCTATAGGTACAATGGATGGCATTCTTGATACAGTCTCTGCTGATCACCCCATCGATCCACTGATCGGGCTATTGAAGTCTCACGGGAAGCTTATCTTTCTTGGTGCACCTGACAAACCCGTCCAGCTACCAGTCTTTCCATTGCTTATGGGTGGGTATCGTGCAGGAATGCACGGTTACTTTAGGCTTGTTAGTTCGTTTATTTTAGCTCCTATGCTTTTTGGAAGTCTTGGTTTTGTCAGAGATTCTAGATAGGAAGATATGAAAGTCAAGgattaggatagaaggttagtaggtagtcgAGCGTTATCTAGTTCCTTTATCAGTATAGTTATTATTACTCTCTTACCatctttttctttgattttagtAGTACTTGTAGTTTCCTTTGCTTCTGTTATTTCGTTATTTGTTGTTACTACTTGTTCTCTTCTTAGTTGTTTTCAACATGACTTCTTCGCCACTATATTTGTTTTACATATTTAGAACCTTATAGTTACTAGAAATGTAAATCAGTTGAGAATATTACATATATTGACAGGAAGGAAACTTGTAGCTGGAAGTGGGATAGGAGGGATGAAAGAGACACAAGAAATGCTTGATTTTGCTGCGGAACACAATATAACAGCAGATGTTGAAGTCATTCCAATGGATTATGTAAATACTGCATTGGAGCGTCTCGCCAGAGGTGACGTTAAATACCGGTTTGTCATCGATGTTGCTAAGACCCTGGTGTAATCTTACAAGTGGAGTCTGGAGAAGGTGGAGTGTAGCAACCTTACCTAAAAGTTAAAGTTTCATGTAATTCTAGTATTTTGTGATGTTTTGGGCATAAAATGGTGAGATTAATTTCTTCTTGTAATACATTAGTTATAAACGGCCCTTGAAGTGTGGCCCCACCATGTACCATGCATGAACACGGAATGCCTTATGCATCGAGATGTCATTTCTATATATTAGTTTAGATAATATATGATGTATTATGAGTAGCTCTTCGAATATTGAAAATTGTTGAAAGTCTTTCATCTTCAATGCAGCCACATAACAACAACATTCTAGTGTcatcccacaaagtggggtctgAGGAGTGGAGGATATAGCAGGTGTTACCCCCACCTTTGTGGGATGAAAGATTATTTCAaatagaccctcgactcaaaacaaatataatcaAAGCATGATAGAAAGAATTAATGCAGACACAACGATTAATTAATGAAGGCTTCTTACAGTGGATGTTATCAACACTGATTCTGTCATTGTCGGAGTTGAGGAATCAAGAGAACTGCTTTAAGATAAGTTGCTGTAGTGCATATCCATCAATacaatagaaagaaaaagaaaaaaaggcagcccgatgcactaaagctcccgctatgaaTTCATGTCATAATTGTAAACTAAATCTTGCTACTGTAAAGTACTATGAATCTATAATACAGTGAGAAAAACTACGCGTCTTGGCAATCCTCACCTTGAGTAGCTTTCATTGACGAAGTGTTCAGAGAATGTGCGACAGAAGCATAAGAATGTTTGCTAGATCCAGCTTTCATATGACCTTGCAATTGACAGTAATACTAAACCTTATCTGACAAAGTATAGACCAGCAAATCCAGCATTTGCAGGAGCATGACATAATATTGCACGCGCATAATATTAACTAGAAGTCGAGGCTCCCTGTCTTAGAACTTCCAGAACAACTACCAGAAGTACCATATGAACTTCCACTTGAACCATCAACTGGGGCTTGATTAAGGCATTCTAAAACCAATGCCCTTCGCTTTCGCAGCTTCATTGAGAATGTTGTGGCTTCCAGAATTGCAGGGACCTGTTAAAAGTTTTGGATCAACTTGTCTGATAAGTACGATGAACAGAGAATAACTGCCAATAACACAGAAGTTAGAAATATTACCCCCCACCCCACACAAGGATGATTGATTGAAGCTCCATACAAATGTTTTATTCTGTAATTATCAAAGCCTATCATCGAAGTCCATCTTACTGTTTTCATCAACAAAAAGAAAGCCGACCTTACTGGTACTTCTCAAGTATTTCTGATAATATTCATTTACCTTAATCATACATAAGTCTTAGATAAGGAAAGAAGAGACGCCT
This Solanum dulcamara chromosome 1, daSolDulc1.2, whole genome shotgun sequence DNA region includes the following protein-coding sequences:
- the LOC129897486 gene encoding probable mannitol dehydrogenase → MEKSPEEAHPVEAFGWAARDTSGFLSPFKFFRRAAGDKDVKLKVLYCGICHSDIHQLKNEWGSSLYPLVPGHEIVGEVTEVGRKVEKFTVGEKVAVGGYCGSCRSCEDCTNNLENYCSKGIATYNAIYNDGTPTYGGYSDMIVIDEHFVFHVPENLPLAAAAPLLCAGITMYSPLRYFGLDKPGIHIGVVGLGGLGHVGVKFAKAMGLKVTVISTSRRKQNEALECLGADSFLVSTDLDQLQGAIGTMDGILDTVSADHPIDPLIGLLKSHGKLIFLGAPDKPVQLPVFPLLMGRKLVAGSGIGGMKETQEMLDFAAEHNITADVEVIPMDYVNTALERLARGDVKYRFVIDVAKTLV